tctgaccctaacccgcttgccttctctgggaatccagttagttacccttaatgaccagcggttatcctgcctacgcgctacatgcccggcccatgtccatttcctcttcttgatttcaactatgatatctttaacccccatttgttccctaatccactctgctcccttcttgtctgttaaggtaacacttaccatttttctttccaatgctcgctgcgtcgtactcaatttaagctgaaccctctttgtaagtctccaggttactgctccgtagctaagtaccggcaagatgcagctgttatataccttctccttgagggatagtggcaatctacctgtcatgatttgagagtgcttgccaaatgtgctccaccccattcttattcttctagttacttcaatctcgtggttcggctctgcagttattacctgccctaagtagacatagtctttcacaacttgaagtgcgttattacctatctcgaagtgctgctctcttctgaggttgttgtacactacttttgttttctgcagaataattttaagacccacctttctgctctccttgtctaactccgtaatcatgagttgctattcgtcccctgagttactcagcaatgcactgtcatcggcgaagcgcagtttactaaggtactctccattaccaGCTCTCTATTATTAGCTCTTATCCCAaaatgttcccattctaggcctcagAAAATctcctgcaagcacgcggtaaatagcattggggagattgtatccccttgccttacaccctttttaattggtattctgttgctttctttatgaagcaatatggttgcagttgatcccctgtatattttttTCAGGATGTTATATACCTGTAGGCCTTCTTCAGACCTGTATGGGTCTGAAGAAGGCCTACAgcattgttaaataaataaataaaatacacttcgccctgatttcgcagtgcctgcatgactgctgatatttctacggaatcaaacgccttcttgtaaaaggctatgtatagtggttggctatattctgagcatttctctattacctgattgatagtatgcgtgtggtcgattgttgagtagcctgtacgaaatcctgtttgttcatttggttgattgaattctaatgttttcttaactctgttagcaattacctttgtaaatagcttctatactacagagaacaagctgatcggcctgtaattcttcaagtccttgtgatctccttttttatgcattaagatgatgttagcattcttccaagactctggtactcttcccattaagaggcacctcgtaaacagaatggctagtttttctaacagtatctgtcctcaatctttcagcagatctgatgttacctggccctcaccagcagctttaccactttgcatgctctccaaggtttttctgactcgtatcattactggtgggttgtcaaccgggttactgctagttcttatagtattagggtcgggGTTGTCCTGactactgtacaggtctctgtaaaactcctccgctattttaactatcctattcatattggtagttattttgcctttgttccttagtgcatacatccgatttctgcctatcgcaagcttcctcttcactgctttgacgcttccgtcgtttttcagagcgtgttcaattctctctatgttatacctttttacattGGATACCTTaagcttattaatcaacttcgaaagctctgccagttctattttgtctgttgtacttgagactttcatgctttgatgcttTTTAATGAGGTTGTTCGTCTCCtgagacagcttgccagtgtcctgtctaagtactgtacgtccaacttccactgcacacaccgtaatgatactcgtgagattatcattcattgcgtcaatgctAAGGCTAATTTCCCCGAtgagagccaagtacctgttctgtagtgagactctgaatttctctactttccctctcagtgctagctcattgattggcttcttgcgtatcagtgtctgttgttccttcttcaagtctaggcgaattcgggaccgtaccattctatggtcactgcatcataccttgccaggtacttccacatcctgcacgatgcctgggtgagcactcattataaagtctatttcgttcttattttcgccattagggctcctccatgtccacttacggtttcttcgttttcggtagaaggtattcaaaatccgtaaattattgcgttctgcgaattctactagtagctcttccttggcatttctagtgccgatgctaTAATTTCTCACTGCCtagtctccagcctgtttcttccccACCTTTGCAtcagtctcccatcagtatagtatattgtgtttttacattactcattgtcgattccacgtcttcatagaagctttgactgaagcgtcattatggctggatgtaggcgcgtaagcctgtaccacctttatcttgtatctcttattcaatttaattacgatacctactaccctttcgttaatgctatagtattcctctatgttaccagctatgtttctgtgaataaggaaccccactcccagttctcttctgtcagccaagccctgatagcaaaggacgtgcccattctgtagcaccgtataggcctcatctgtcctcctaacctcacttaGCCTTATTATATCCCACTTAACACtttctagctcctcaaatagtacagctagacttgcctcactagatcaGGTTCTAGCtttaaacattgccaagttcaggttccaatggcagcctgtccagatccagagattcctagcaccctctgctgcgttgcagatctgaccgctgccgtggtcagttgcttcgcagctgctggggactgagggccgtgagttaattgacgtatgcatgtgggaagtagtggccagatacttcACCGGGGTGGcaaatccttctctggtgagggagtgcgttaccggcggtggtcaccggtgaagccgcaccccaggcctcttctACTATCGCCAcacggattttttttaatcccgttggaaactgcgcggcactgggaatcgaactacggacctcttgcatgcgaagcggatgctctaaccaccatGCCATCGCCACTCACCCATGAATGCTGAAAGAGTAGCGACTCGGGCGACTTTTTCGGAGTGAGTGGGCTCGGGACCAGCAGCGTTTTTCACGACCCTCAGACCAGTCATGCTGGCATTTTGTCTGAGTATGCCATCGTGTCAACAGTATGCCGTCATGGATTTTATTCATTGTTCAGTGCATTGTGTAAATACAAGTAGTGCTAGATAAATAACCCCCAATTAGTGGTCTCCGAAATCATTGTACTATTGACTTCTCATCACTTACCTGTGCAGAGTTGCTCCCACTTGCCCTCATATCCTGAGTCTTCAGATGCTTCTTGTTATAAGCAATGACGAAGTTTTGATACAAGTGCTGAAGGCAGCATTTCTGTTAATTTTGAAACTTTTCTTTAACTCTAGTTATTTTAGTTATCTGAAAAGTGTCAGTTGCTGTTATAGCTTTGCAGTGACATTTTTACTGATATGAAATATGCTACTTAAGTTCGTAATGTTTTTAAATTTAATTATAATTATTACAGTGACAAGCAATAGTTTAGTGACCCTACCATCAgcttaataaaataataataacaaggcTGGCTCTGGCATACATTTGATATGTGGAATCTTTTCAACTCTGCTCACTGATACGCACTCAGGCTGTTCCATTGGATTTCAGCTGAAATGCTGTGAGAAAAGTATGTCACAGCAACATTTTTTCTAGAGCTAtgtgaatagcaaaattttgAGTGGGAAGTGAATTGTAACATTGAAGTGTGAGTATGAATCGAatcaaatatttttcaaatatttctcACATGTTTTTTTAATACTTTGAAATGAAATTGCAAGAAAAAAAGTCGGAAAGGATTCCTAAGCATATTCTTATGAAGTagtaacatgaaagtgtttttttcTTACTAGGTTGATCAAGTGCTGGCGGGTGGTGTTTCAAAGTCGTCTTATGATAAATGAGATGATGCAACAGTCGAATTATTTATGTACCTGAATGGGGAGGTGCGACTAAACTATTGCCGACAACACATCACTCATGAAATGCACACGGCTTCTATTTCTTCTGCCTGTCCTCTTTCAACGTCTGTGGAAGCCTGACTGATATGGTGGACAAGGGTGTGCTCCCTCGAGTCCGGAGTTTCAAATCTACATAAAAACATCTacacaaaaacataaaaaaaaaacttcttaaaTTTTGGATGTTAAAAATTCCTGGCATCTGGTTTTTCAGACTTTCTGCCCGAGTTCTAGGTCCACAATAGCATTAATTTAACCATCTCTGCCACATCTGTCATCTTCATGTTGGAACCAGCGTTTTCTTGTGTCAGCGGTTCATTTACAACTGCAGCTGAGCCTGAAAGGTAACTTTGCCGCAATATGAGTGTGTGATGGGATGAAGTGTATTGAAACTTTGAAGGGGCCATTGGCGAGTTTGAATAGTAAAAACTCTAGTGCGAATCAAAGAGCAAACGCTATTAAAGATGTATCCGAAATTTCGAGTATTCATACACCTTTAATTTTTTCCTAACTTTTGTTTGCAACATGCCATCATTACTCAGTGCACACAGAAAGCAGAGGCTAGGCATGATGCCTGTGTCACTAACATTGCTGGTGAACACTCCTGGTTTGTGCAGGCTTTTCAAATCTGCGAGGTGCTGCCAGACCCAACACTACTCGACAAAGCTGAAGTGCACCGGCGGCGTGGCGAGTGTCTCATGCAGCTCGAGCGTTTCGACGAAGCCCGTCACAATCTGAAGAGCTACCTCAAGTTGGCCCAAGAGGCAGAATCACACGTGGAACAGCAGCGTGCTCTTGCGACACTCGGGCAGTGTTACTTCGTCGAGCACCAAACAGAGGCCAAACCTAGCAAGCAACTCATCGAGAAGGCCAAAACGGCGTACCTCAAGTCGTTACGAATCGTTCAACGCAACCTTGTGGATAGCTTGAGTGAACAAGAGATGCTCGTCATGAAAGGTCGGCTGATGCTCAACATGGGCCTCCTGTACGATGCAGTAGAAGACCCCAATGCGGTCAACAGTTTCAGAAATGCGCTAGTGCTATTTATAAAGCACGGCGACTCCAAACAGGATCTCTGTAGATGTCTCTCGGCACTGGCCAACATTCATCTGAGGCAGGGGAACTCGGAAACTGCGTTGTCACTGGCGGGGCACCTGCTTGACATTGGTCAAGATGCTAAGCGGCCGGATATCAAGTGTGAAGCGCACCTACTTCGAGGAGCAGCAATGTTGCAGGTGGGCGACCGAGAAGGAGCTCGCACAGCCTTTAAGCATGCCATGCGCCAAAAAAGCCCTATACAGGAGGACCACGAACGTGCCAGTCTTTGTGTGAGGCTCAGCCAGGCACTCAGAAACTGGGACCTAGACCTCAAGGAGGCTAAAGATCCCGCTGCACGTGTCGAGATTCATGAAATGGCCGGCGATGCTTTGGTACAATGCTTGTTATCCCGGCCAGCGCTGAAGGAATACAGTATGGCCGTAGAAGAAGCGCTGTCATCTCCGGAAGCCATCAGTCAAAAAAAGCTTGCCAATCTTTATGTCTCCCTGGCAGAAACATGTAGCGATGTACGCGAATACGAGTCGGCCCTCAAGTACTACCACATGGAGCTTTCTCTGAGAACAGATGAGCCCGACGAGGTGGCATCGACCAAGCTCAGCATTGCTCGTATTCTTCAGAAAACATGCAATGAAGGAGCTCCAGAGGTTCTGGATGCTCTTCAAGAGGCTGTAACATTGTCTCGGGTCGCAGGAAAGCACTCTCTGGAGCTAGAGTCTCTAGAGGAATTGGTCGCCTGGCAGGGCAGCGCCAGCAGTGAAGTTCAGGATAGAATACAACAGCTACAAGAAGCCGCTGCAGATGAAACCGACAGCTCCAGCCAAAGTCAGCAGTTGGGCCCTTTGTCTGACATCAATTTTGAGGACATATCAGAAGCCAGCGACAGTGATCCCGAATTCAGTGATACCACACGTAGACCGAGGAAAAAGCTGGAAGAAAAGATTAACACAAAAGGTGAAACAAAACTCCACAAGGCTTGTATCGATGGCTTTTTGAAGAAGGTGAAAGAGCTTCTTAGGATGGGTCACTCCGTGAATGTTCGAGACTACAGCGGGTGGCAGCCCCTGCATGAGGCAGCAAACTACGGTTACCTAGAGATCGTAAAATGTCTTGTAGAAGCAGGGGCTCACGTAAGTAGCCCAGGAATGAATGGTGTCACACCGCTACATGATGCTCTGGGAAATGGACACCTTGAAGTTGCATTATATCTGCTCGAAAAAGGGGCTCGGCCATCTCTAAGGACAGCAGAAGGAGAAACGCCCTTCGACATTGTTCGTAAGTGGAAGCACGAAAACCAGTCAACGATGAGCCCCGCTGAAGAAGAGTGCCTGCGGAAAGTGGAGCTTCGGCTCAAAGAGGCCAGTCCTGCAACCGATGACATTGCACTGTTGGTGCCTGCCAGTGAAGGTGGTCCATGGATAGCTTCACAGTCCCTGAGAAGTAGACTGAGTGGTCCTGCTCTTGTTATGGAAGCAGACGACTGGCTTGAGGATGACCTTTCAAGGCCAAGGACGAAATCTAGACATGCGGAAGAACCAGAGTTGCCAGCATTAGTGACAGAAATGGACGACTGGCTTGAAGATGATGTCCCCAAGTCGAGGTCCAGAACGTGCCTGAAGGAATCAGGTTTGCCTGCCACAAGAAAGCGAAACCGTTCGTCTGAACAGTCATTTAACTCAAAAGTCTTGCGGctcgaggaggaggagaaggagggcaACACTCGTGAGGACGGTGATGGCACAGAAATGATCGACACTGCTGACAATGAGCAGTTCAATTCCCAGCCTTCTACAACTTCTGCCTGTGTGTCCTCTAGTTCTTCAAGCGCTGCCATGAGTGCACACTTGGGAGGTAACCTCTCTGTTCGAGTTCGAATCTTAGACACGCTTTTCTTAGTTCCATTGCCCAGAGGTGCCGCATCGGAAAGGACAGTTGGGTGGCTCGCAACTGAAGCAGCCAAACGGTACCAAGATTTTCAAGGCATGCGACCTGTACTGAGAATAACACTTCCTGACGGAGCGTTGCTTGATCCATCAGACTGTATCGACACCTTAGTGCACGGGCCGCACGCTGAAGTCATTGGG
This genomic interval from Rhipicephalus microplus isolate Deutch F79 chromosome 10, USDA_Rmic, whole genome shotgun sequence contains the following:
- the LOC119181664 gene encoding tonsoku-like protein; this encodes MPGNRSACATLCRRIDQDKCLAQKHGKFRNLYDLCLYKGDTLREHGDYEAALTEFEEAFQICEVLPDPTLLDKAEVHRRRGECLMQLERFDEARHNLKSYLKLAQEAESHVEQQRALATLGQCYFVEHQTEAKPSKQLIEKAKTAYLKSLRIVQRNLVDSLSEQEMLVMKGRLMLNMGLLYDAVEDPNAVNSFRNALVLFIKHGDSKQDLCRCLSALANIHLRQGNSETALSLAGHLLDIGQDAKRPDIKCEAHLLRGAAMLQVGDREGARTAFKHAMRQKSPIQEDHERASLCVRLSQALRNWDLDLKEAKDPAARVEIHEMAGDALVQCLLSRPALKEYSMAVEEALSSPEAISQKKLANLYVSLAETCSDVREYESALKYYHMELSLRTDEPDEVASTKLSIARILQKTCNEGAPEVLDALQEAVTLSRVAGKHSLELESLEELVAWQGSASSEVQDRIQQLQEAAADETDSSSQSQQLGPLSDINFEDISEASDSDPEFSDTTRRPRKKLEEKINTKGETKLHKACIDGFLKKVKELLRMGHSVNVRDYSGWQPLHEAANYGYLEIVKCLVEAGAHVSSPGMNGVTPLHDALGNGHLEVALYLLEKGARPSLRTAEGETPFDIVRKWKHENQSTMSPAEEECLRKVELRLKEASPATDDIALLVPASEGGPWIASQSLRSRLSGPALVMEADDWLEDDLSRPRTKSRHAEEPELPALVTEMDDWLEDDVPKSRSRTCLKESGLPATRKRNRSSEQSFNSKVLRLEEEEKEGNTREDGDGTEMIDTADNEQFNSQPSTTSACVSSSSSSAAMSAHLGGNLSVRVRILDTLFLVPLPRGAASERTVGWLATEAAKRYQDFQGMRPVLRITLPDGALLDPSDCIDTLVHGPHAEVIGQVESWDLPPLAERYRSECERKNVPVCANLATVLQPCVESGDFSIPGFHVKNVDFLFRALRHQEPLHTLDISGTVLTPTAAAALCDCLATLRSLSKLSLKCTGFKPSYLTTAVQTLQKAQTDLPCTELDLSYNPIGSDSGSALAALLTHVPLLRVLRIESCDLSDPGSCLRSLKTLEALHVGFNFLNGDALSALEPVLEANPLRLLDLSGCFTGNIPRLGERLVGFLSKAKCKLAEIGIGCCGLTDRDVGTLGSLGSSSLCKLDITASPGIKHESVEDLSQKLCGVKICSDHGAYDCCL